The following proteins come from a genomic window of Geomonas sp. RF6:
- a CDS encoding transporter substrate-binding domain-containing protein: MRKRTVILFTALAALLLSLPGTAGATAPRFGPKLIVRDEALKVASYQYPPVIDSQTPGLGMAAAIVQAAMQEGSLPVEVEVLPVRSLARRSLLFDGAPAFLGSPSLFSKGELAKLTVLPCCSLRQFYYFSEGAHRELLTWKGDVRALKGYRIGVVKGEETPAALAGMKVVSDEPKALLRKVKENEIDLVLLPEIVSQQLLRKYAADESLKLRPLQARAESLSFSLIVNRSDARGGKIREAYLRGVARLRKSGRLAEIVALYQSDGAPSSETYRSTLGAQGVIEFGSSETPPFYASSLPGDGMAGEIVHAVFTEMHLKSVIRYFPLKRLYTDHQNNHLGDPENFQGQQFSAIVPVALYRTAFFYYAPRHRKGIRFHSPEDLKGYRIGVLRGTLENREYFEKNSISVTEVDTEESLFRMLKDGRLDLCGVIRETGEYTARRLFPREAQLFTALELPHATGPITIMISAHYPDGKRIGEKVNEAFSRIIRNGSYLRILEKYYGAGKVPAEWFQELERYRVKYQQGSAKVSP; encoded by the coding sequence ATGAGAAAAAGAACGGTCATTCTTTTTACGGCACTGGCTGCGCTTCTCCTCTCCCTCCCGGGGACGGCGGGGGCGACGGCGCCCCGCTTCGGCCCGAAGCTCATCGTCCGTGACGAGGCGCTGAAGGTCGCATCGTACCAGTATCCCCCCGTGATCGACTCCCAGACCCCCGGGCTTGGTATGGCTGCAGCGATCGTGCAGGCCGCGATGCAGGAGGGGAGCCTCCCGGTGGAGGTGGAGGTACTCCCGGTGCGCAGCCTCGCCAGGCGCTCCCTCCTTTTCGACGGGGCTCCGGCTTTTCTCGGCTCTCCTTCCCTCTTTAGCAAAGGTGAGCTGGCAAAGCTCACGGTGCTGCCGTGCTGCTCTCTCAGGCAGTTCTACTACTTCAGCGAGGGGGCGCATCGCGAGTTGCTGACCTGGAAAGGGGATGTCCGGGCTCTCAAGGGGTATCGCATCGGCGTCGTGAAGGGGGAGGAGACCCCTGCCGCGCTGGCGGGGATGAAGGTTGTGAGCGACGAGCCGAAGGCGCTCCTGCGCAAGGTGAAGGAGAACGAGATCGATCTCGTGCTCCTCCCGGAAATCGTTTCGCAGCAGCTCCTCCGCAAATACGCCGCGGACGAAAGCCTGAAGCTCCGCCCGCTGCAGGCCCGCGCAGAGAGCCTCTCCTTTTCCCTCATCGTGAACCGCAGCGATGCGCGGGGGGGGAAGATCAGAGAGGCGTATCTGCGTGGTGTGGCGCGGCTCAGGAAAAGCGGGCGCCTCGCGGAAATAGTGGCGCTGTACCAGTCCGACGGCGCTCCCAGCAGCGAGACGTACCGCTCCACCCTGGGGGCGCAGGGGGTCATCGAGTTCGGCTCCAGCGAGACACCCCCCTTCTACGCCTCGAGCCTCCCCGGGGACGGGATGGCCGGGGAGATCGTGCACGCGGTCTTTACCGAGATGCACCTGAAGAGCGTGATCCGCTACTTTCCCCTGAAGAGGCTGTACACCGACCACCAGAACAACCACCTGGGGGACCCGGAAAACTTCCAGGGGCAGCAGTTCAGCGCCATCGTTCCGGTCGCCCTGTACCGCACCGCCTTCTTCTATTACGCCCCAAGACACCGCAAGGGGATACGGTTCCATTCCCCCGAGGACCTGAAGGGGTACCGGATCGGCGTCCTGCGCGGCACCCTGGAAAACCGGGAGTACTTCGAGAAGAACTCCATCTCCGTCACGGAGGTGGACACCGAGGAGTCCCTCTTCCGGATGCTGAAGGACGGCAGGCTCGACCTGTGCGGGGTCATCCGGGAGACCGGCGAGTACACGGCGCGCAGGCTCTTTCCCCGCGAGGCGCAGCTCTTCACCGCGCTGGAGCTGCCGCACGCGACCGGGCCGATCACCATCATGATCAGCGCCCACTACCCGGACGGGAAAAGGATCGGAGAGAAGGTGAACGAGGCCTTCTCCAGGATCATCAGGAACGGCAGCTACCTGCGCATCCTGGAGAAGTACTACGGTGCGGGTAAGGTCCCGGCGGAATGGTTCCAGGAGCTGGAGCGCTACAGGGTGAAATACCAGCAGGGGAGCGCGAAGGTTTCCCCGTAG
- a CDS encoding M1 family metallopeptidase encodes MAGETTVTLASPGKVELFLAPSATVQRVSVHSKKVPFTFHGGILSVDLGGTEGPAALTIAFRAEFNDQVAEHPSSSEEPTYGVSGAITSRGTFLGAGSHWYPTPPAVPLARSVRVEAPAGTEALTSGRRISHETKGGVSRSEWAEAHPVGELSLSAGPYRIAHRKLGEIDLYTYFYPDNASLSDRYLDAATRYITFYSALFGTYPFEKFAVVENFFPTGYGLPSYTLLGSTVIRLPFIINTSFPHEIAHSWWGNGIEADLETGNWSEGLVTYLADYLLKEKESPQEAREYRLQILSDYASLVTPEKEFPLRRFIGRVDSASRAIGYGKGAMLFHMVRRKIGDDPFFQALREVRQKRMYGTASWDDFIAAFSRAGGKDLAPFMKQWLERPGGPKLSLANATRSRSGSQWQVAGTVQQARPTFELEVPVRVEGEREETGTVVQVAASGNPFTLSTKTPPSRLLLDPGAEVFRLLSQAELPPTVNRLKGARGVVTVVTKGCRAKPETLKLLLRSLDQGDSIVLYEENAGREILAANDLLICGEPAAGLLPALPREVSVSRGTFTVQGEEFSGGDDLLFLVRENRLAPGKIAALFLPLSESAADKYVQKITHYGKYGYLLFSGGGIKRKGSFAPPPGPSVVEFE; translated from the coding sequence GTGGCGGGAGAGACGACCGTCACCCTTGCTTCTCCTGGTAAAGTGGAACTCTTCCTCGCGCCGTCAGCGACTGTCCAGCGCGTGTCAGTTCACTCGAAAAAGGTTCCCTTCACCTTCCACGGCGGCATTCTTTCCGTCGACCTCGGTGGAACGGAAGGTCCCGCAGCTCTTACGATAGCTTTCCGTGCAGAATTCAACGACCAGGTAGCGGAACATCCGTCGAGCAGTGAGGAGCCGACCTACGGCGTGAGCGGAGCCATCACCTCTCGCGGCACCTTCCTCGGCGCCGGGTCGCACTGGTACCCGACCCCTCCCGCTGTGCCTCTGGCGCGTTCCGTGCGGGTGGAGGCCCCGGCCGGAACGGAGGCGCTCACTTCCGGGCGCAGGATCTCCCATGAGACGAAAGGGGGAGTGTCCCGCTCTGAATGGGCTGAGGCGCATCCGGTGGGAGAGCTTTCCCTCTCCGCAGGTCCGTACCGGATCGCGCACAGAAAGCTCGGCGAGATCGATCTGTACACCTACTTCTACCCCGACAACGCTTCGCTCTCCGACCGGTACCTGGACGCGGCGACGCGCTACATCACCTTTTACAGCGCGCTCTTTGGCACCTATCCCTTCGAGAAGTTCGCCGTGGTGGAAAACTTCTTCCCCACCGGCTACGGCCTTCCCTCCTACACGCTCCTGGGAAGTACCGTTATCAGGCTCCCCTTCATCATCAATACCAGCTTTCCCCACGAGATCGCCCACTCCTGGTGGGGTAACGGCATCGAGGCGGACCTCGAGACCGGCAACTGGTCGGAAGGGCTGGTGACCTACCTCGCCGATTACCTCCTGAAGGAGAAGGAGTCTCCCCAGGAGGCGCGCGAGTACCGGCTGCAGATTCTCTCCGACTACGCCTCCCTCGTCACTCCGGAAAAGGAGTTCCCCCTGCGGCGTTTTATCGGAAGGGTCGACTCCGCATCCCGTGCCATTGGCTACGGAAAAGGCGCCATGCTCTTTCACATGGTGAGGCGAAAGATCGGGGACGACCCCTTCTTCCAGGCGCTTCGCGAGGTGCGCCAGAAGAGGATGTATGGAACTGCAAGCTGGGACGACTTCATCGCCGCCTTTTCCCGCGCGGGAGGGAAGGACCTCGCTCCCTTCATGAAGCAGTGGCTGGAGCGCCCGGGCGGCCCGAAGCTCTCCCTTGCGAACGCTACGCGCAGCCGCTCCGGTAGCCAGTGGCAGGTGGCCGGAACGGTGCAGCAGGCTCGCCCCACTTTCGAGCTGGAGGTGCCGGTGCGGGTGGAGGGCGAGAGGGAGGAGACGGGGACAGTCGTGCAGGTAGCGGCCTCCGGCAACCCCTTCACCCTCAGCACGAAGACCCCGCCGAGCCGCCTCCTTCTCGACCCGGGCGCGGAGGTCTTCCGCCTCCTCTCCCAGGCAGAGCTGCCGCCGACGGTCAACAGGCTGAAAGGGGCGCGCGGCGTCGTAACGGTTGTGACGAAAGGGTGTCGCGCGAAGCCGGAGACGCTGAAGCTCCTCCTTCGTTCACTCGACCAGGGTGACTCCATCGTTCTGTACGAGGAAAACGCCGGCCGCGAGATCCTCGCGGCGAACGACCTCCTCATCTGCGGCGAGCCCGCGGCAGGCCTCCTCCCGGCACTGCCGCGGGAGGTATCTGTCTCGCGCGGGACCTTCACGGTTCAGGGGGAGGAATTTTCCGGCGGGGACGATCTCCTCTTCCTGGTGCGCGAGAACCGCCTCGCGCCGGGGAAGATCGCGGCGCTTTTCCTTCCGCTGTCGGAGAGCGCTGCCGATAAGTACGTGCAGAAGATCACCCACTACGGCAAATACGGCTATCTCCTCTTCTCGGGTGGGGGGATCAAGCGGAAGGGGTCGTTCGCCCCTCCACCCGGGCCGAGCGTGGTGGAGTTCGAGTAG
- a CDS encoding SpoIIE family protein phosphatase, with product MAKPLHVLIVEDSEDDALLLVFELKRGDYSPVAKRVESAAAMEAALQDERWDVVISDYVLPGFSGLDALNLVRRSGLDLPFIIVSGKIGEDTAVNAMKAGANDYFIKGNISRIVPAIEREMQEAEVRRKRREAEAALVRSERRYKRLVDAVTDYIYTVKLKDGQVVKTSHGPGCLPITGYSHDDYVNNPFLWYQMIVEEDRPAVMHLTEELLKGKEVPGLEHRLVHKDGSIRWVINTIVPRHNDAGELIAYDGLIKDITERKRAEESLKLQGAALEAAANAIVITDSEGHVIWVNPAFIKMTGYQDEEAMKKPLSFLKSDLHDLKFYRELWATINSGKVWHGEMVNRRSDGSLYPEEQTITPVTDEKGRIQNFICIKQDITERKAAERALLENASMLKEMEIAKEIQLSLLPSTPPPLPGIECACRCVPATHIGGDYYDLFLQNEEVDMVIADVSGHNVGAALMMVETRSVLRAQHQTQQRPAEIVSSLNEILYGDLSRAELFISMAYLSYNMETHLLTYTNAGHPPPLLYRPGSHTFYPLDADGLILGVHSGVRFDELSMHTEKGDILLLYTDGVTESEGPEGELFGLKRLRDVLSACHTLSSEQIINSVLDAVYSFTGTKSSNDDISMMLLKFV from the coding sequence ATGGCGAAGCCGCTGCACGTCCTCATTGTGGAAGACTCCGAGGACGACGCACTCCTTCTCGTCTTCGAGCTGAAGCGCGGCGACTACTCCCCCGTCGCCAAACGGGTGGAGAGCGCTGCCGCGATGGAGGCCGCCCTCCAGGACGAGAGGTGGGACGTGGTGATCTCCGACTATGTCCTCCCCGGTTTCAGCGGACTGGATGCCCTGAACCTCGTGCGCAGGAGCGGGCTCGACCTCCCCTTTATCATCGTCTCCGGGAAGATCGGTGAGGACACCGCGGTGAACGCCATGAAGGCGGGGGCGAACGACTACTTCATCAAGGGGAACATCTCCCGCATCGTCCCCGCCATTGAGCGGGAGATGCAGGAAGCGGAGGTGCGCCGCAAAAGACGCGAAGCGGAAGCGGCGCTGGTGCGCAGCGAGAGGCGCTACAAGAGGCTCGTCGACGCGGTCACCGACTACATCTACACGGTGAAGCTGAAGGATGGCCAGGTCGTGAAGACCTCCCACGGGCCGGGGTGCCTCCCAATCACCGGCTACAGCCACGACGACTACGTCAACAACCCCTTCCTGTGGTACCAGATGATCGTGGAGGAGGACCGTCCCGCTGTCATGCACCTCACCGAGGAGCTCCTGAAGGGGAAGGAAGTGCCGGGGCTGGAACACCGGCTCGTGCACAAGGACGGCTCGATCCGCTGGGTCATCAACACGATCGTTCCCCGGCACAACGATGCGGGGGAGCTCATCGCCTACGACGGGCTCATAAAGGACATAACGGAGAGAAAGCGCGCCGAGGAGAGTCTGAAGCTGCAAGGGGCGGCGCTGGAGGCTGCGGCGAACGCCATCGTCATCACGGACAGCGAAGGGCACGTCATCTGGGTGAACCCCGCCTTCATCAAGATGACCGGGTATCAGGACGAGGAGGCGATGAAGAAGCCGCTCAGCTTTCTGAAGTCGGACCTTCACGACCTGAAGTTCTACCGCGAGCTGTGGGCCACCATAAACTCCGGAAAGGTGTGGCACGGCGAGATGGTGAACCGGCGCAGCGACGGCTCCCTCTACCCGGAAGAGCAGACGATCACGCCGGTAACCGACGAGAAAGGGCGTATCCAGAACTTCATCTGCATAAAGCAGGACATAACGGAGCGCAAGGCCGCGGAGCGTGCACTCCTCGAGAACGCGAGCATGCTGAAGGAGATGGAGATAGCAAAGGAGATCCAGCTCTCTCTCCTCCCCTCCACCCCTCCACCCCTCCCCGGCATCGAGTGCGCCTGCCGCTGCGTCCCCGCCACCCATATAGGGGGGGACTACTACGACCTCTTTCTGCAGAACGAGGAGGTCGACATGGTGATCGCCGACGTATCCGGGCACAACGTCGGGGCGGCACTGATGATGGTGGAGACCCGCAGCGTCCTGCGCGCCCAGCACCAGACGCAGCAAAGGCCCGCTGAGATTGTCTCCTCGCTGAACGAAATCCTCTACGGCGATCTGAGCCGCGCCGAGCTCTTCATCAGCATGGCGTACCTGAGCTACAACATGGAAACGCACCTCTTGACCTACACCAACGCGGGGCACCCTCCCCCCCTCCTGTACCGCCCGGGGAGTCACACCTTCTACCCCCTCGACGCGGATGGGCTGATCCTCGGTGTGCACAGCGGGGTGCGCTTCGACGAGCTCTCCATGCACACCGAGAAAGGGGACATCCTCCTCCTGTACACCGACGGCGTCACCGAGTCGGAAGGTCCGGAGGGAGAGCTCTTCGGCCTGAAGCGCCTGCGCGATGTCCTCTCCGCCTGCCACACCCTCTCCTCGGAACAGATCATCAACTCCGTTCTGGATGCAGTGTACAGTTTCACCGGCACGAAGTCCTCCAACGACGACATCTCCATGATGTTGTTGAAGTTTGTATGA
- a CDS encoding YcbK family protein, producing the protein MFNLSWSRRKVLKGALFGAAFLLRGLPALAETAGYGTLPEGRLSFYNIHSRERLAVTYRDLFGNYDAAAMEAINNILRCRYTGKSASMDVQVIEYLNLIDKNLGGGNDIHVVSGYRSPELNALLGRESRGVAKSSLHTKGRAIDIMIPGIATDTLREYAYSLACGGVGYYPREGFVHIDSGGFRIWSGS; encoded by the coding sequence TTGTTCAACCTGAGCTGGAGTAGAAGAAAGGTTCTGAAGGGGGCGCTTTTTGGTGCCGCGTTTCTTCTGAGGGGGCTCCCGGCGCTCGCCGAGACGGCTGGATACGGAACGCTTCCAGAAGGGAGGCTTTCTTTTTATAATATCCATAGCAGGGAGCGCCTCGCTGTCACCTATCGCGACCTCTTCGGCAACTACGACGCCGCCGCCATGGAAGCGATCAACAACATCCTGCGCTGCCGCTACACGGGGAAGAGTGCCTCCATGGACGTCCAGGTCATCGAATACCTGAACCTGATCGACAAGAACCTCGGCGGGGGGAACGACATCCACGTGGTCTCCGGCTACCGCTCGCCGGAGTTGAACGCCCTGCTGGGGCGCGAGAGCAGAGGGGTGGCGAAAAGCAGCCTGCATACGAAGGGAAGGGCCATCGACATCATGATCCCCGGCATCGCGACCGATACCTTGAGGGAATATGCCTATTCTCTCGCCTGCGGCGGGGTCGGTTACTACCCGAGGGAAGGGTTTGTGCACATCGATTCGGGAGGCTTCAGGATTTGGTCCGGGAGCTGA
- a CDS encoding serine hydrolase domain-containing protein: MTGRTIFSRATSLLVAPLLVIGLCFPASSRAGDPLPTASPDAVGLSPQRLGQLDAMLKRAVDEGKVAGGIVLIARHGKIAYFNNFGRADSDRAMRKDTIFRIASMTKPLTAAAIMMLNEEGRILLSDPVSKYIPEFKNPKVMVAPPKGSKLPYRLVPAKREITIRDLLTHTAGLSYRFLANWLPDARHKGLAELYSEAGISDGLSETEGTMGEMVKTLGRLPLMAHPGESYDYSLSYDVLGYVVEVVSGMTLPEFLEERLFKPLKMTDTSFFLPPEKRERLSALWESRDGKVTPFSDGVKQDGNYYFSASFPYSGPRTYNSGGAGVLSTAADYFRFCQMLLNKGELDGVRVLGRKTVEWMTATNHIGDLDETLLHGKGWKFGLGFAIETERGHDVDAGSVGVFEWAGIFSTRFGVDPKEEKITIYLTQTNPFSMHIELWDKVNAFSAAAVVD; this comes from the coding sequence ATGACTGGTCGAACGATTTTTTCCCGTGCCACGTCGCTGCTTGTCGCGCCGCTGCTCGTTATCGGACTCTGCTTCCCCGCGTCCTCGCGCGCCGGGGACCCTCTCCCGACCGCTTCGCCGGACGCGGTGGGGCTCTCGCCGCAGAGGCTCGGCCAGCTCGACGCCATGCTGAAGCGCGCCGTGGACGAGGGGAAGGTCGCCGGCGGTATCGTCCTCATCGCCCGCCACGGCAAGATCGCCTACTTCAACAACTTCGGACGGGCGGACAGCGACAGGGCTATGCGCAAGGACACCATCTTCCGGATCGCCTCCATGACAAAGCCCCTTACCGCCGCCGCCATCATGATGCTGAACGAGGAGGGGCGCATCCTCCTCTCCGACCCGGTGTCGAAGTACATCCCCGAGTTCAAGAACCCGAAGGTCATGGTGGCCCCCCCGAAGGGTTCGAAGCTCCCCTATCGTCTCGTCCCGGCCAAGCGCGAGATCACCATCCGCGACCTGCTCACCCACACAGCCGGTCTCTCCTACCGCTTTCTGGCGAACTGGCTTCCGGATGCGCGGCACAAGGGGCTCGCGGAACTGTACAGCGAGGCGGGGATCTCTGACGGTCTCAGCGAGACGGAGGGGACGATGGGGGAGATGGTGAAGACTCTGGGGCGACTCCCGCTCATGGCGCACCCTGGCGAGAGCTACGACTACAGCCTCTCCTACGATGTACTCGGCTATGTGGTGGAGGTGGTGTCGGGGATGACGCTGCCGGAGTTCCTGGAAGAGAGGCTCTTCAAGCCGCTGAAAATGACCGACACCTCCTTTTTCCTTCCGCCGGAAAAGAGGGAGCGCCTTTCGGCCCTCTGGGAGAGCAGGGACGGGAAGGTGACCCCCTTCTCCGACGGGGTGAAGCAGGACGGGAACTACTACTTTTCCGCCAGCTTTCCGTACAGCGGGCCCCGCACCTACAACTCCGGAGGAGCAGGCGTTCTGTCGACTGCTGCCGACTACTTCCGCTTCTGCCAGATGCTCCTCAACAAGGGGGAGCTTGACGGTGTGAGGGTCCTCGGTCGCAAGACGGTGGAGTGGATGACCGCCACGAACCACATCGGCGATCTGGACGAGACCCTTCTCCACGGCAAGGGGTGGAAGTTCGGGCTCGGCTTCGCCATCGAGACTGAACGGGGGCACGACGTCGACGCGGGGAGCGTGGGGGTGTTCGAGTGGGCAGGGATATTCTCCACGAGGTTCGGCGTCGACCCGAAAGAGGAGAAGATCACCATCTACCTCACGCAGACCAACCCGTTCAGCATGCACATCGAGCTGTGGGACAAGGTGAACGCCTTCTCTGCCGCTGCGGTGGTGGACTAG
- a CDS encoding AAA family ATPase produces the protein MAKKIYVAATGQNCGKTTISISLMHLARKKYKRVGFIKPFGPKTLMHNDFLVDMDALLMAKAFGMEEDLPIMSPVALHKDFTKLYLAGKLDGLSLANCVVQAVREMEEKYDFLIIEGAGHGGVGAVIGLSNAKVAKLIDAPVMIVSESGIGRVIDAVHLNLALYEREGADVRGIIVNKLISKKKDVTKKFLQMAFAPMGLGVIDGFNYSAVLANPTLAHICKLFDLPLQGDHNERSRIINNIHLGAASSQTVIDSLKDSTLMILTSSRDELIVTLSSLYHIPAYKQKIAGLVVCGHTPVSRISQQILNDSNIPYIRVERETASVYSALAEDVAKITFEDEEKLAWIMANAENSMDLEAIDALL, from the coding sequence ATGGCAAAGAAGATTTACGTGGCCGCGACCGGTCAGAACTGCGGCAAGACCACAATCAGCATCTCCCTCATGCATCTCGCCCGGAAGAAATACAAGCGGGTGGGCTTCATCAAGCCGTTCGGCCCCAAAACTCTCATGCACAACGATTTCCTGGTGGACATGGACGCCCTCCTCATGGCGAAGGCATTCGGCATGGAAGAGGACCTGCCGATCATGTCACCGGTGGCGCTGCACAAGGACTTCACAAAGCTCTATCTGGCGGGGAAACTCGACGGGCTGTCGCTGGCAAACTGCGTGGTGCAGGCGGTGCGGGAGATGGAGGAGAAGTACGACTTCCTCATCATCGAGGGGGCGGGTCACGGCGGCGTGGGGGCGGTGATCGGGCTTTCAAACGCGAAGGTGGCAAAGCTCATCGACGCGCCGGTCATGATCGTTTCGGAAAGCGGCATCGGACGCGTCATAGACGCGGTGCACCTGAACCTCGCCCTGTACGAGCGTGAGGGGGCGGACGTGCGGGGAATCATCGTCAACAAGCTGATCAGCAAGAAGAAGGACGTCACCAAGAAGTTCCTGCAGATGGCCTTCGCCCCGATGGGGCTTGGCGTCATCGACGGCTTCAACTACTCCGCGGTTCTCGCCAACCCCACCCTCGCGCACATCTGCAAGCTCTTCGACCTGCCGCTGCAGGGGGACCACAACGAGCGCAGCCGCATCATCAACAACATCCACCTCGGAGCCGCCTCCTCCCAGACGGTCATCGACTCCCTGAAAGACTCCACCCTGATGATCCTGACAAGTTCCCGCGACGAGCTCATCGTCACGCTGTCGAGCTTGTACCACATCCCGGCCTACAAGCAGAAGATCGCGGGACTCGTCGTCTGCGGCCACACCCCCGTTTCGCGCATCAGCCAGCAGATCCTGAACGACAGCAACATCCCCTATATCCGTGTGGAGAGGGAAACCGCCTCGGTCTACTCCGCTCTCGCCGAGGATGTAGCGAAGATCACCTTCGAGGACGAGGAGAAACTCGCCTGGATCATGGCCAATGCCGAGAACAGCATGGACCTGGAGGCGATCGACGCGCTCCTGTAG
- a CDS encoding porin gives MLNLLLSIGKILLISLPLFLTLPLLTSEDLARAEEPKASPETHDPFLAMAPNKTPLAGREYRTLFMGREVEIPPRDRSHVSAITLGGAYAMPKVGNQDGTPIFSLFFRRFWANSRTRDLVSGFVNDLEYDRGKGPLELVLRFENDTRPFDRKEVLNNREINGSSLYWGTLIGSIGPGLRFPIPPYEIDNDIRVQLLANVGYFYAKKSSDTAPDAVVPPDTMLYGTKLRLRYDGMIRNILELPHRGTAAGFDLQFMHRDRWSDFHTLGSTVFSEAHTRDYLQFSGYAMAAADIPGLSEKNRLLLSIHGGTAKTSSIDRFNAFRISGGPFPTETDDLYRPDYEGTMFNELIVANYLLASAEFRRQLTFFSYLGLRASYIGGDLARLTDGNEVVFSKREGFALSANFDTGFFWDSSLHLAYSWDSGFVRDGRSGSGIILTWNKEW, from the coding sequence ATGCTGAACCTGCTCTTATCCATAGGAAAGATCCTGCTTATTTCCCTGCCTCTCTTTCTTACCCTGCCTCTGCTGACCTCTGAAGATCTCGCTCGTGCCGAGGAACCAAAAGCCTCACCCGAAACCCACGACCCCTTCCTGGCAATGGCACCGAACAAGACTCCACTCGCCGGGAGGGAGTACCGCACTCTCTTCATGGGTAGAGAGGTGGAGATCCCGCCGAGGGACCGCAGTCATGTGTCCGCCATCACTCTCGGCGGGGCGTACGCCATGCCGAAAGTGGGCAACCAGGACGGCACCCCTATTTTCAGCCTCTTTTTCAGGCGCTTCTGGGCCAACTCCCGCACGCGCGATCTCGTCAGCGGCTTTGTGAACGACCTGGAGTACGACCGGGGAAAGGGGCCGCTGGAACTGGTGCTGCGCTTCGAGAACGACACCCGGCCATTCGACCGGAAAGAGGTTCTTAACAACCGCGAAATCAACGGATCCTCCCTGTACTGGGGGACGCTCATCGGGTCGATCGGCCCCGGCCTCCGTTTTCCGATTCCCCCCTACGAGATCGACAACGACATCCGGGTGCAGCTCCTGGCCAATGTCGGCTATTTCTACGCGAAGAAGAGCAGCGATACCGCTCCCGATGCGGTGGTCCCCCCCGACACCATGCTCTACGGCACGAAGTTGCGCCTGCGCTACGACGGCATGATCCGCAACATCCTCGAGCTGCCGCACCGCGGCACGGCCGCCGGATTCGATCTCCAGTTCATGCACCGCGACCGCTGGTCCGACTTCCATACCCTGGGGAGCACCGTCTTTAGCGAGGCGCACACCCGCGACTACCTCCAGTTTTCCGGATATGCCATGGCGGCTGCCGACATCCCGGGGCTCTCGGAAAAAAACCGGCTCCTCCTTAGCATCCACGGCGGCACCGCCAAGACAAGCAGCATCGACCGCTTCAACGCCTTCCGCATCAGCGGCGGCCCCTTTCCGACAGAGACTGACGACCTGTACCGTCCCGATTATGAAGGAACGATGTTCAACGAGCTGATCGTCGCGAACTACCTCCTCGCCTCTGCTGAATTTCGCCGTCAGCTTACCTTTTTCAGCTACCTCGGGCTGCGCGCCTCCTATATCGGAGGGGATCTTGCCCGGCTCACGGACGGGAATGAAGTGGTATTCAGCAAAAGGGAAGGGTTTGCCCTCTCCGCCAATTTCGACACCGGCTTCTTCTGGGACTCGTCCCTTCATCTCGCGTACTCGTGGGATTCAGGCTTCGTGCGGGACGGCAGGTCCGGGAGCGGCATCATCCTCACCTGGAACAAGGAGTGGTAG
- a CDS encoding TraR/DksA family transcriptional regulator, with the protein MSQEQDAEELKNLLLERKRRLWAELREEVFHNRAEDLSSQYDIPQDNGEASMLSELTDEGLGVADVRREELTKLEEAERKLEEGTYGICQECGEPIGIARLNVMPYATHCVQCQSEQEEKPPASKI; encoded by the coding sequence ATGTCACAGGAACAGGATGCCGAGGAGCTCAAGAACCTTCTGCTGGAAAGGAAACGGAGGCTTTGGGCCGAACTGAGGGAGGAAGTCTTTCACAACAGGGCGGAGGACCTGAGCAGTCAGTACGACATCCCCCAGGACAACGGGGAAGCGAGCATGCTCTCCGAGCTCACCGACGAGGGGCTCGGCGTCGCGGATGTGCGGCGGGAGGAGCTGACGAAGCTCGAAGAGGCGGAGCGCAAGCTGGAAGAGGGGACGTACGGGATATGCCAGGAGTGCGGCGAGCCGATCGGGATCGCCCGCCTCAATGTCATGCCGTACGCGACACACTGCGTGCAGTGCCAGTCGGAGCAGGAGGAAAAACCCCCGGCGTCGAAAATCTAG
- a CDS encoding HD domain-containing protein — MSPLKILQKYFDGNLIGFETVSEHSRIVADKALSIARSQRHLALDLPFIEEAALLHDIGVSRIHAPDMHCFGKAPYICHGILGREILEREGMPRHALVCERHIGVGLTALEIVAQKLPLPQREMSPISDEERIVTLADLFFSKKQGELDREKSVHEVRRSLARFGEEKVAIFDSWLGHFGILPT; from the coding sequence GTGTCCCCTTTGAAAATCCTCCAGAAATACTTCGACGGCAACCTCATCGGGTTCGAGACGGTGAGCGAACACAGCCGCATCGTTGCCGACAAGGCGCTCTCCATAGCGCGCTCGCAGCGGCACCTCGCCCTCGACCTCCCCTTCATCGAGGAGGCAGCCCTCCTGCACGACATCGGCGTCTCCCGGATACATGCCCCCGACATGCACTGTTTCGGGAAGGCCCCTTACATATGCCACGGCATTCTCGGCAGGGAGATCCTGGAGCGCGAGGGGATGCCGCGCCACGCCCTGGTATGCGAGCGCCACATCGGGGTTGGACTCACTGCCCTGGAAATCGTCGCGCAGAAGCTCCCCCTGCCCCAGAGAGAGATGTCACCGATCTCCGACGAGGAACGCATCGTCACTCTCGCCGACCTCTTCTTCTCCAAGAAGCAGGGGGAGCTGGACAGGGAGAAGAGCGTGCACGAGGTGCGCAGGTCTCTGGCCCGTTTCGGCGAGGAGAAGGTTGCCATCTTCGACAGCTGGCTCGGCCACTTCGGCATCCTCCCGACCTGA